The nucleotide sequence GAACTCAGCGAAGCGGCATGAAGATCTCCAAACAGTCCCGGCGCGATGCCAAGCAACTGTTCCGCAGTTGCGTTGCGAATGGCGTGCTCGATGAAAATCGCGCGAAGCAGATTGTCGCCCAGCTGATTGCGCAGAAGCCCCGCGGCTACGTTGCCATCCTATCGCACTTTCAACGGCTGCTGAAACTGGATATTGAACGGCGGACAGCCCTTGTCGAAAGCGCGGCGCCCGTTTCCGCTGAGCAGCAGGCAGCCGTCACGGGCCAGCTCACGAAGCTTTACGGCGGCGGGCTCAACATTTCATTTGCGCAGAATCCCAGCCTGATCGGCGGGCTGCGGATCAAGGTCGGCAGCGATGTCTACGACGGCAGCGTGAAGGCGCGTTTGGCCGAGCTTGAAGCGAGTTTGTAATTTACGAAGAACGGAAACGAAATTTGATATGAGCAATCTTCTCCAGGAAATCGAAGCGCAGATCGCGGGCGTGAAGACGTCGGTCGCGAAGCAAAACGTCGGAGTCGTCCGCGAAATCTCGGACGGTGTCGCGAAGATCGAAGGCCTCACCGACGCCATGCTCAACGAAATGCTCGACTTCGGAAACGGAGTCGTCGGCATCGCGCTGAACCTTGAAGAAACTGAAGTGGGCGCCATCATCCTTGGCGATTACCTCTCGGTCCATGAAGGCTCGGAAGTCAAAACCACGGGCAAGCTGCTCTCGGTTCCCGTGGGCAAGGGTCTGCTCGGCCGCGTCGTCGATACGCTCGGACGCCCCATCGATGGCAAGGGGCCGATCAAGGAGTCTGCGTTCTATCCCGTGGAGAAAATCGCGCCGGGCATCGTGAAGCGCAAATCCGTCAGCCAGCCTGTGCAGACCGGCATCATGGCCATTGACGCGATGATCCCGATTGGCCGCGGGCAGCGCGAGTTGATCATTGGCGATCGCTCCACGGGCAAGACCACAATTGGCGTGGACGCGATGATCAATCAGTCACGCATCAACAAGGTGGGCCGCGCTTCCGGCGAAAAGGATTTTCGGCCGATGTACAACATCTACGTCGCGATCGGCCAGAAGCAGTCGAACATTGCGCGCGTCATTGCTGAGCTGGAAAAAGCTGGCGCGATGGAAGACACCATCGTCGTTGCTGCAGCCGCGTCCGATTCCGCTTCGAACCAATACCTCGCACCGTTCGCTGGCGCAGCGATGGGTGAATGGTTCATGGACAATGGCATGGACGCGCTGATCATTTTCGACGATCTCTCCAAGCAGGCGGTTGCCTATCGCCAGGTGTCGCTCGTGTTGAAGCGTCCTTCAGGCCGCGAGGCATATCCTGGTGACGTGTTCTACCTGCACAGCCGTTTGCTGGAGCGTTCGGCGCGTGTTTCTGAAAAGTATGGCAACGGCTCGCTGACCGCGCTGCCGATCATTGAAACCCAGGCAGGCGACGTTTCGGCGTACATTCCCACGAACGTGATTTCGATCACGGACGGCCAGATCTACCTGGAAACCGATTTGTTCTATCAAGGCGTTCGCCCCGCGGTGTCTGTCGGTCTGTCCGTCAGCCGCGTCGGTTCGGCCGCGCAGATCAAGGCGATGAAGCAGGTAGCCGGACGCATCAAGGGGGATTTGGCGCAGTATCGCGAGCTCGCGGCGTTTGCGCAGTTCGGGTCGGATCTGGATGCCAAGACGCAAGGGATCCTCGAGCGCGGCAAGCGCGTCGTTGAGATCTTCAAGCAACCGCAGTTCAACCCCATCCCCGTTGAAATTCAGGCTGCAGTGCTTTGGGCCGTGCAGAATAATTTCTTCGATGATGTCGCCGTGGAGAAGGTGAAGGATTTCCAAACCAAGTTGACGGACTTTTTGAATACGCGGAAGGCTGAGATCCTGACCAGGATCCGGACGGAGAAGGCGATCAGCGACGCACTTGCCGGCGAACTGAAATCCGCGGTCACTGAATTCAAACAGACCTATCGGTAAGAATATGGCCAGAAAGTCCAACATCGCTGCAATCACCCGCATTGAGGAGAGGATCTTCCTCGTTCGCGGGCAACGCGTGATGTTTGATTTCGACCTGGCTGGCGAACTTGCCATAAAGCCCGGCGAACTTGAGGCGCGGGTAACCGGCCACGATGAGGCTATTCAGGAACTGTTTGAGGCAATCCGGCATTTGGTTTCGTCACCCGCTGAGAAGAAGGCGGAAATAGGTTTTCACATCAGAGAAACCGCGCCTGTTTACAAGGTGGGACCTCGCAAAAGATTCTAGCCATGCCCAGCACACGCGACATTCGCCGGCGTATCAAGTCGGTCAAGAACACGGCCCAGATCACGAAGGCCATGCAGATGGTGGCGTCGTCCAAGATGCGCAAAGCTCAGCTGGCGGCGATCGCCGGACGTCCCTACGCGGGACTGATGAACAACATGCTGGCGCACGTGGCGGGGCATTCAGGCGATTTCAATCATCCGCTCATGGAGAAGCGCGGCGGCGGGAAGCGCGCGGTGATTCTGGTCAGCACGGACAAGGGTTTGTGCGGCGCGTTGAATTCCAACCTTACGCGTGAGGCGGCCAGGTTCGACAAGAACACGACGGTGTTCGTCTGTGCAGGACGCAAAGGGGCGCAATTTGTCGCCCGCACGAAACGCCAGCTGGTGGCCGAGTTCACTTACAAGGACTCACCGCTCTTCGCAGAAGCGCGCTCGATTTCAAAGTTCGTTCAGGAGATGTTTCTCAAGGGCGAAGTGGATCATGTGGATGTGCTCTACACGAATTTCATCAGCACGCTGAACCAGAAGCCGGACGTCCTCCCGCTGCTGCCGATTGGCGAAATCCGCGGAGTGCAGGCGGGCGTTGATGGGCAGGAGAGTTCTGTGGCGCTCGAGAAATCCTCCGAGCTGGAATTCCTGTTTGAACCCGGCCCCGAAGGCGTGCTGGGATCGCTGCTGCCGCATTACCTGAACTTTCAGGTTTACCAGATCCTGCTGGAAGCCAAGGCGTCCGAGCACAGCTCACGCATGGTTGCGATGAAGAACGCAACCGACAACGCCAAGCAGCTGATCAAGGATCTGACGCTCGAGTATAACAAGCTGCGTCAGGCGAACATCACGAAGGAGTTGCTGGAAATCACGACCGCGCAGATGGCGCTGGGTTGAAGAGGGTTGGAGATCTTAGATTTAATTTTGAATTAACTTAGCATGAACAAAGGCAAAATCGTCCAAATCATCGGCCCCGTCGTGGACATCGAGTTCGCGGACAAGCTCCCGGCGATCTACACCGCGCTTACGGTCGAATACGACCTGCCCGGACAGGGTCGCACCAAGCTGACATTCGAGGTGCAGCAGCATCTCGGTGACAACTGGGTGCGTGCGGTCGCGATGAGCACCACGGAAGGACTGAAGCGCGGGATGGAAATCATCGACACAGGCGCGCCGATCTCCATGCCTGTCGGTGAAGCCGTCATGGGCCGCGTGTTTGACGTCACTGGAAACCCGGTGGATGAGCAGGGACCCGTGAAGGCGGACAAATACCTGCCGATCCATCGCGCGGCACCCACTCTCGTCGACCAGTCCACGAGCCCGCAGATTCTCACGACTGGCATCAAGGTCATTGACCTGATCTGTCCGTTCCTCAAGGGCGGCAAGGTCGGCGCATTCGGTGGCGCGGGCGTCGGCAAGACGGTCGTCATCATGGAATTGATCAACAACATCGCGAAGCTGCACGGCGGCATCTCGATGTTCGCGGGCGTGGGTGAACGCACCCGCGAAGGCAACGATTTGTACAACGAAATGATCGAGGCCGGCGTTATCAAGACCAAGAAGGACGCGAGCGGTCATCCGATCAAGGGTGAGAACGGCATGCCGATCATCGAGGAAGGTTCCAAGATCGGCCTCGTTTATGGCCAGATGAATGAACCCCCGGGCGCGCGTTTGCGGGTCGCGCTTTCCGCGCTGGCCGTGACGGAATATTTCCGCGACGAAAAAAACCAGGACGTCTTGTTGTTCGTGGATAACGTTTTCCGTTTCTCGCAGGCAGGTTCTGAAGTCTCCGCGCTGCTCGGCCGCACGCCGTCTGCGGTGGGTTACCAGCCGACGCTTGCCGCTGAAATGGGCGATTTGCAGGAACGCATCACGTCGACAAAGAAGGGTTCGATCACTTCGTTCCAGGCAGTTTACGTGCCTGCGGACGATCTGACGGAT is from Verrucomicrobiia bacterium and encodes:
- the atpG gene encoding ATP synthase F1 subunit gamma — translated: MPSTRDIRRRIKSVKNTAQITKAMQMVASSKMRKAQLAAIAGRPYAGLMNNMLAHVAGHSGDFNHPLMEKRGGGKRAVILVSTDKGLCGALNSNLTREAARFDKNTTVFVCAGRKGAQFVARTKRQLVAEFTYKDSPLFAEARSISKFVQEMFLKGEVDHVDVLYTNFISTLNQKPDVLPLLPIGEIRGVQAGVDGQESSVALEKSSELEFLFEPGPEGVLGSLLPHYLNFQVYQILLEAKASEHSSRMVAMKNATDNAKQLIKDLTLEYNKLRQANITKELLEITTAQMALG
- a CDS encoding F0F1 ATP synthase subunit delta, with product MKISKQSRRDAKQLFRSCVANGVLDENRAKQIVAQLIAQKPRGYVAILSHFQRLLKLDIERRTALVESAAPVSAEQQAAVTGQLTKLYGGGLNISFAQNPSLIGGLRIKVGSDVYDGSVKARLAELEASL
- the atpA gene encoding F0F1 ATP synthase subunit alpha, with amino-acid sequence MSNLLQEIEAQIAGVKTSVAKQNVGVVREISDGVAKIEGLTDAMLNEMLDFGNGVVGIALNLEETEVGAIILGDYLSVHEGSEVKTTGKLLSVPVGKGLLGRVVDTLGRPIDGKGPIKESAFYPVEKIAPGIVKRKSVSQPVQTGIMAIDAMIPIGRGQRELIIGDRSTGKTTIGVDAMINQSRINKVGRASGEKDFRPMYNIYVAIGQKQSNIARVIAELEKAGAMEDTIVVAAAASDSASNQYLAPFAGAAMGEWFMDNGMDALIIFDDLSKQAVAYRQVSLVLKRPSGREAYPGDVFYLHSRLLERSARVSEKYGNGSLTALPIIETQAGDVSAYIPTNVISITDGQIYLETDLFYQGVRPAVSVGLSVSRVGSAAQIKAMKQVAGRIKGDLAQYRELAAFAQFGSDLDAKTQGILERGKRVVEIFKQPQFNPIPVEIQAAVLWAVQNNFFDDVAVEKVKDFQTKLTDFLNTRKAEILTRIRTEKAISDALAGELKSAVTEFKQTYR
- the atpD gene encoding F0F1 ATP synthase subunit beta, translated to MNKGKIVQIIGPVVDIEFADKLPAIYTALTVEYDLPGQGRTKLTFEVQQHLGDNWVRAVAMSTTEGLKRGMEIIDTGAPISMPVGEAVMGRVFDVTGNPVDEQGPVKADKYLPIHRAAPTLVDQSTSPQILTTGIKVIDLICPFLKGGKVGAFGGAGVGKTVVIMELINNIAKLHGGISMFAGVGERTREGNDLYNEMIEAGVIKTKKDASGHPIKGENGMPIIEEGSKIGLVYGQMNEPPGARLRVALSALAVTEYFRDEKNQDVLLFVDNVFRFSQAGSEVSALLGRTPSAVGYQPTLAAEMGDLQERITSTKKGSITSFQAVYVPADDLTDPAPATTFAHLDATIVLERSIAELGIYPAVDPLSSNSRALSADIVGQEHYDVARGVQKVLQRYKDLQDIIAILGMDELSPEDKLTVFRARKIQRFLSQPFSVAQVFTGREGKQVPVAETVRGFKEILEGKHDDVPEVNFYMKGGIDEIKEA